In Cuculus canorus isolate bCucCan1 chromosome 9, bCucCan1.pri, whole genome shotgun sequence, the following are encoded in one genomic region:
- the GPR148 gene encoding probable G-protein coupled receptor 148, with the protein MDISGDALVKRENATAYPPRQPVFNGSSKLDDASLYFLLEEWAFHPSNTNMKMFLIPPLVCLLAGVLIIPTILFVIFSRFRIRQETRYMLLGNALLSDLIYLLFYALLAALNAAHVHLPKEACVLLLFLLAVAYCGGLFTAAAIVLDTYIAVLFPLRYIAILPPSRTKKLIVLLWMCSGAFPGILFLVLSSTHSFVPRVLEMCSVPVILILTLNGTDTMKLCFWLSTIVIFLCLSLIFCCYASLYFKTKQSGIWESIRSRASITFLMHNTVLFFYFFPLLALFVESFLCINVVIRLQTGIQVSLTVCNVLMILPKVLFPFLYGLRYREISASVRSMVRRRHFRQVLPAPSPS; encoded by the coding sequence ATGGACATCTCTGGCGATGCTTTAGTAAAGAGAGAGAATGCAACTGCATACCCCCCCAGGCAGCCGGTGTTCAACGGTTCCTCAAAGTTGGATGATGCTTCTTTGTACTTTTTGCTGGAGGAATGGGCTTTCCACCCATCAAACACAAACATGAAGATGTTTTTAATCCCTCCACTTGTCTGCCTCCTGGCAGGTGTTCTCATCATTCCTACCATCTTGTTTGTGATCTTCTCTAGGTTTCGCATCCGTCAGGAAACAAGGTACATGCTGCTGGGAAATGCTCTGCTTTCTGATCTCATCTACCTGTTGTTCTATGCCCTGTTAGCTGCTCTCAATGCAGCGCACGTCCATCTCCCAAAGGAAGCTTGTGTCCTCCTGTTGTTTTTGCTGGCGGTGGCTTATTGTGGAGGACTGTTCACAGCTGCTGCAATAGTCCTAGACACATACAtagctgttttgtttcctttgcgCTACATTGCTATTTTGCCACCTTCACGAACTAAAAAACTTATTGTGTTACTATGGATGTGCTCAGGGGCTTTCCCTGGAATTTTGTTCTTGGTGCTATCAAGCACTCACAGCTTTGTGCCACGTGTCCTGGAGATGTGCTCGGTTCCAGTAATACTAATACTAACTCTGAACGGGACTGATACCATGAAACTCTGTTTCTGGCTTTCCACCATAGTTATCTTTCTCTGTCTGTCTTTAATATTCTGTTGCTATGCTAgtctatattttaaaacaaaacaatctggTATATGGGAAAGCATCCGCTCCAGAGCCAGTATAACATTCTTAATGCACAacacagtgttatttttttacttctttccaCTCTTGGCCCTTTTCGTAGAATCCTTCTTATGCATCAATGTTGTCATCAGACTGCAGACAGGAATCCAAGTCTCCCTGACAGTCTGCAATGTCCTGATGATTCTGCCTAAAgttttgttcccttttctgtATGGGCTTCGATACAGAGAGATCTCAGCATCTGTCAGATCCATGGTCAGAAGGAGACATTTTCGCCAGGTGTTACCTGCTCCGTCACCATCCTGA